One window of Dysgonomonas mossii genomic DNA carries:
- a CDS encoding family 43 glycosylhydrolase has translation MNKVCFILLFSLALISSLKSQQNYFLNPVIRGDMADPSVIRIGDTYYATATSSEWAPHYPLFTSKDLVNWMQIGHIFDKQPEWTSNSFWAPELFYHNDKVYCYYTARRKSDGISYIGVATANSPTDEFTDHGLLVEFGKEAIDAFIYDDNGQLYISWKAYGLDDRPIEILASKLSDDGLKLIGEPFSLLKDDERIGMEGQYHFKKGDYYYIVYSPHSCCGPQSDYDVYVARSKRFKGPYEKYSGNPILHGGGGDYLSCGHGTAVDTPDGRLFYLFHAYFKGEGFFAGRQPVLQEMYMGYDSWPHFRTGTVGKAEQAMPYPETVQKGVSDFEDRFEGSTLKIDWTWNFPYSDIKTEFRNGKLLLSGTPKQGNDWGTALCLRPQTPYYTYETLVNNSNKSIKGLTMYGDDKNLIVWGVSDGKLELKSIKDGQQSLIYNSTISQKFVYLRAQVEKGCYMTFFWSKDGKNWTKINETPIQADYLTRWDRVARPGMIQIGDTSQPAEFSYFKMTNIK, from the coding sequence ATGAATAAAGTTTGTTTTATCCTCTTGTTTAGCCTTGCCCTTATTTCTAGTCTAAAGAGTCAGCAGAACTACTTCCTGAATCCTGTTATTCGTGGAGATATGGCAGACCCATCTGTAATAAGAATAGGTGATACCTATTATGCAACTGCTACCTCTTCCGAATGGGCTCCGCACTATCCGCTATTTACTTCAAAAGACTTGGTTAACTGGATGCAGATCGGCCATATATTTGACAAGCAACCCGAATGGACTTCCAACTCTTTTTGGGCTCCCGAATTGTTTTATCATAACGATAAGGTCTATTGCTATTATACGGCGCGACGAAAGTCGGATGGAATATCATACATAGGTGTTGCTACAGCAAATAGTCCTACAGATGAATTTACAGATCATGGCCTTTTGGTCGAATTTGGAAAAGAAGCGATCGATGCATTTATCTATGACGACAACGGGCAGCTATATATATCATGGAAGGCGTACGGGCTCGATGATAGACCGATAGAGATACTCGCAAGTAAGTTGTCTGATGATGGCTTAAAATTGATTGGAGAGCCTTTTTCGTTGTTGAAAGATGATGAGCGGATCGGGATGGAAGGTCAATATCATTTCAAGAAAGGAGATTATTATTATATCGTTTACTCACCTCATAGTTGTTGCGGGCCGCAAAGTGATTATGATGTATATGTTGCCCGTTCAAAACGTTTTAAAGGGCCTTATGAGAAGTATTCTGGCAATCCGATCCTGCATGGCGGTGGTGGAGATTATCTATCCTGCGGACATGGAACAGCAGTAGATACTCCCGATGGGCGTTTGTTTTATCTGTTTCATGCCTACTTCAAAGGTGAAGGCTTTTTTGCCGGACGACAACCTGTATTGCAAGAGATGTATATGGGATACGATAGTTGGCCGCATTTCCGCACTGGAACAGTGGGTAAAGCAGAGCAAGCTATGCCATATCCCGAAACTGTGCAGAAGGGAGTTTCTGATTTTGAAGATCGATTCGAAGGTAGTACGTTAAAAATAGATTGGACTTGGAACTTCCCTTATTCAGATATAAAGACTGAATTTCGGAATGGAAAACTTCTGCTTAGTGGCACTCCAAAACAAGGGAATGATTGGGGAACAGCATTATGCCTACGTCCGCAAACACCTTATTATACTTATGAAACATTGGTGAATAATAGCAATAAGAGTATAAAAGGGCTTACCATGTATGGAGATGATAAGAATCTCATAGTATGGGGTGTATCGGATGGAAAGTTAGAGTTGAAGTCAATAAAAGATGGTCAGCAATCGTTGATCTATAATTCAACAATATCGCAGAAGTTTGTCTATCTAAGAGCTCAGGTAGAGAAAGGTTGTTATATGACTTTCTTTTGGAGTAAGGATGGGAAAAACTGGACGAAGATAAATGAGACTCCTATCCAAGCCGATTATTTAACCCGATGGGATAGAGTTGCCCGTCCCGGAATGATACAGATCGGAGACACTTCTCAGCCTGCTGAATTCTCTTACTTTAAGATGACGAATATAAAATAA